A stretch of DNA from Oncorhynchus keta strain PuntledgeMale-10-30-2019 chromosome 17, Oket_V2, whole genome shotgun sequence:
TACTTAGACTGCCATTACTGACTGTTACCTATGGCAAAGATGTGTTATACCCCTTGTTCACAGACATTTGCATTAGTAATGATTAGTTTTGAAAGGATCATCAGGGGCATTGTGTTTGTGATTCACAGAGGTGACTGTGGCTGCCTTCAAGAACATTGAcccctctctggactctaccaCACTGGATTGGAACCTAACTATGGCATTTATAGATACCCCAGGAGGAGCTCGAGCAGCAGACAACAAAAAATGGACACAGAGCTGGCCCTGCAGCACCTCCTGGTAGGGGATGTAACCAGGGCTGGGCCTGCACCACAACAGGACTCATGTACTTTTAGAAAGTGTCAGCTGTCAGGCATCttactgtattttttttatttgctcTCATTGCAAAGTAATTGTTTCTACTGAAATGATCTGTAAATAAAATGTTTCCCACAATCAGTGTCAATAGTGTAGAGTTTATGTAACCACATCAGCATTCCAAAGTTAAGCTATCACATACGTCTCAGGTGATGTTCGCCAGTCTATTAAATTCATCACTGGTGCAGTATACCATCATAGAACTGTGGTATTTTGTGGATGTCCCCATGTAAAAACCCTGTGTAATGTTGATCCATGCCCTTTCTACCCAGTCATGTAATTTACACAGCAAATGTAATTCACCTTCATCAAAATGGGCTGAATAAGAGGTACCATATTTTTGTCTGAAGAggaaaatgtgtgtgtttgtggaaaATCTAAAACCTACCAGCTGTATAGATTGAAGAACTCCATTTCCCTTTCCCCCAAAGCATTAGGACAGATTATTGTCCTGAGCATGCGCCATAAATTGGTGGAATCGCCATAACTGGGAGCCGGGGCACGGGTTTTGGGTCCGCGGTAAGTTGTTTGTTTGTATAAAGCATTCCATGATATATTGAATGAAAAAAATTTGTATTCTAGCAACAATAGTATCGTATTATGTTTTAGACTGAATTAGTTGATATACCTTTTTTGACAGGCGCTGGCTCGTCAAAAGTGCTAACTAAGACACGCCTATGTTCTGTCTGGGCCCGGTCCAAAAAAAAGgcttcaaaatgtatttttagcAGCCGAAACCACGTGCCATTCAATTTGTAAATCAAGCTTCACTGTGTTTTAATTTTTTAGAGCCGTGATTATATTTTATTAGATAAGCAATACaagactgctagctagccagacaACCAACGATTTGATATTAGCCTTGCCTATGCTAGCTATCTATGAACCTAGCCTCGCAGCTCAACTCAATCGTTGACCAGTGTGGGCGAACTCGCGCTCCAATGTCACACACAGTGTAGTTTAAATCAAAACGACCCATTTCAGCGGCCAAAGAATACCCCGCAACTACACACCAATGTTCCGTGTAACTGCGGGCTGTTTGTGTGCTAGCCCGCAACTACACACCACTGTTCCGTGTAACTGCGGGCTGTTTGTGTGCTAGCCCGCAACTACACACCACTGTTCCGTGTAACTGCGGCTGGAATGGGTCGTGTTGTGACGTCGGAGCGCCAGTCTGCCCGTAGTCGTCGCTGCTCAACTCTATCGTAAATCGTTGTGTTTAGCAGAGGAGCTATAAACCGTGAGTTAGCCAGTTTGGTTGGCGAGTTCAGCCAAAAGATCCCGACAAAATTGTTCATGATGACATTCTAACTTAACTAACGTATTGAGCGGACTGTGTGAAGTAGTTTGCTGTCCATTTAGAAGTCAACTTACGATCACAGGGAAAGTTAGTTactagtaacgttagctagctggtaTAACTTGGTAGCTAACTAAAATAAAAAACTTGGTAGCTAATGTCAAACGATGGATATAACATTTTTGCAATTATAGTCCGAGAAGTATGACTATAATGGAGGACTATTTACTAGGTTCATGTGAATAACTTTGGTATGCAAGCCTCGTATAAAGTTATCGCGTGTGGGGGAGACGTATGACGCGATGTGTCATTGATGTCGCACTTATCAAAACAAGACCAACTAATGTTAACTAGTATGGTCAGGATAGGTATGAACACTGGGAAAAATACCCAACGAATAATACACTATCTACAGTGCTATTTTTTTAGGAGCgcatgtacattttttttttgtgctgtgaatgtattgttgaaGCACTAAATTCCAAAATATATTTCCTACATACTCTTTGCCTAACCTGCATATGTCTGTAGAGTAGGGCAGATCATGGATAATTGTACGTGCACTCTTAATAATATGTATACTGCAATTTGACTACAACTAAGCCTAAAAAtagattgtatttgaaaataacaatcaTTTCATACCTGGGCGGGATACTTGGGAATATACTTCCAAAATGAAACAAATTTTGTGCTGAAATCCGGGTGGTTTTAGtctctttatttaaaaaatgttttaccaaaaaatacaataaataacCCTAAAAATCACTTGTTGCCAACCCCTGCTCTACCTGGTCTTTCTTGACCATTTTTATTGAGTTTGGTTTATATCATTGGATTGTCTATACTTATAAGATTGTCTCTTCCACTAGTGCTTGTTGCCAGGTGATTCAGAATGGGGGAAAAGCCAATTTGGGAACAGATAGGATCCAGCTTTGTGCAACATTACTACCAGCTCTTTGACACTGACAGGACCCAGCTTGGAGCAATATATGTGAGTCTCAGAATGTGAATCTGTACCAATTAATATTTATCATAGttactctgtcctgttgtcagcccCTTGTATTTATGGACCGTTCACGTGCTGTTGGGAGTTATCTGAAGTTTGGAGTTAGGAATGGGAAGTTTCACTTGAATGACCCTCCCAAGTGGGCATTACAAATGGGAAACTGAGAAAATGTTGTTCACCAATAACTTTTCACCTTTCAACCAAAGGATGACAACATATGTTTTTGACCATATTGTCAATGTTAAccaagctagctaactatattATTAGCAACATTAGCTATCTTATCAAGCTAGCTAAAATATTGTTGCTTGTAGAATTGGTCCAAATTTAACAGTTCTAGAACACAATCATGTCGGACTTACGACTTCCCAGTTCCTACGAGCACATGAATGCCCCATTATTCCACCTTCAACCATCTATCCACCTCCTCTGCATCTGTAATAACTAATTCAGTAATGAATTTCAGCAATTAATTAAGTATTTGTTAATATAAGGTTCAGTTGTTATTCAAATAGAAAAGTAGTGTATCATAACGCCATTCCTGTGAGCAAATGCTCCCTGATAATTCTATCCAAAACGCTAACCAAAGTAAAGATTGTTCAATCAATACATGTACCGTAGTCTTTCCTTATTTCAATGTAACTGTTCAAACCTTTACTTGGTTTATGTCTTTCAGAGACTGATGCTAGATCAAACAAGTTTTGACAAGCATTCATCTGAGGAACTTTTTGGGCCAAAGAAACAGGGTCTGAAGCATCAAGTTAGACTGTGGAGGACATGCAAATATGCATACTACTTGGACACTTCCAAGCTAAAGCATAATATATTTCAATAAGATGTGTAATATACAGCATATAGTAACATATTTTAAGCTGCTCAAATAATTGTAATGTCCATTTATCAATTGTGAGAACAAGCAAGCTGTTGATTGTACTCTTTTCTTTACATTCTGCTGAGTGAGCGTTCTTGATTCAGTGTATTGTTTTTGTGCCCCCTATTGGTAGCAGGGTGATTCTCATGAAACTCGCACATAAACACATCTTTCTCGATTATTCTTCTTGGATCACTAAGAATCGGATCTGTAGGTATCCATTTCATaattattgttttgtatttgatCAGATATTATGCATTTTACCCAGGGGTGAAAGTATATTTTATTTCTTCCCGGTATGGGACTTCAGTACCACAATTTTAACCAAGCTAGTTAACTTTAgcaacatacactaccgttcaaaagtttggggtcacttagaaatgtccttgttttgaaagaaaagcaaaacaaaatgtccattaaaacaacatcaaattgatcagaaatacagcgtagacttaatgttgtaaataactattgtagctggaaacgtcatatttttttatggaatatctacataggcgtacagaggcccattatcagcaaccatcactcctgtgttccaatggcacgttgtgttagctaatccaagtttatcattttcaaaggctaattgatcattagaaaacccttttgcaattatgttagcacagctgaaaactcttgttctgattaaagaagcaataaaactggccttctttagactagttgagtatctggagcatcagcatttgtgggtttgattacaggctcaaaatggccagaaaccaagtactttcttctgaaacttgtcagtctattcttgttctgagaagttAAGGTTATTCCaagtgagaaattgccaagaaactgaagagctgtttacagctacaatagtcatttacagcattagcaatgtctacactgtatttcagatcaatttgatgttattttaatggacaaaaaatgtatttttccttCAAAACCAAGGTCATTTCTAAGTGTCCCCAAACttatgaacggtagtgtacatatagaATTCCTATGAATTCAATAGGATCTCTGTTAGCCTGGTCGTAAAGATTTTTCAtttaacttttaaaatgtattacctttTTATTGTGGCAtaaacaaccagtcatgatgttttcatctgatttgTCAAACAATCACTTCAAAGGGCTCCTTTACAAGGCTACCTGTGCACCTTCATCCACTCATAAACATATTTCCAGGCTCCAAACAGtggtgaatggagagagacctctGTTACACAAAACACCATGAATTGTAATGACATTTGGCGATTGTCATTAGGCTAGAATTGATGTGTCCACTGCTGTCCGTGCTCGCCTCTTAGTCGGACACTCGTCTCTGCCTTGGCATAATTTCAGTGTTCTCGTCAAACCACATTGCATTTTGGAACGTAGGCTATACCACCTGTTTTCATTCACAAATGTTTCCTGCCTCTGACATGCGCTAATGAtaaatagtggtgtaatagtccccccccaaaaaatcctttttgttttttttttaaatgagtgtAATAGGcttatgttttactggtacagCATATGCCCAGTATTTATTTTGGACTGTACTGCTTTACTTTCACCTCTGATTTTACCACAAATTCCACAATTACAAATGCAAAATATAGGTTCCAAAATTCCAAAAAGtcttaaacttttttttttacattgttctCCTAATGAAAAGGCCAGTGTTAAACTTGAAATATGTAATTATAAACAATTATTTTGTGATTTCTCATTACAGCAACACAACCTTTTCTGAATGTTGTTTTTTGTCATAATTGCTTGTGCATACATGTTATTTTTATGTACAGATATTTGAATAAAGAACAAAGGGCACACTATCAGATTAAGGCCAAATTActgaaatgtttaaaaaaatatatttcctaAATATTAGTGCATAATACGTTTTCAGAGATGAGAATGCATGTTTCGGTAATGAGTGTTGCATAGTTTGCCATTGAAAAACTACTGAGCTCTATTAGATATTCATTAACACAATACATCATCAACCGGTGTCATTTGTTAAGCCCAAATGACTTGCATAATACTAAAATCACTGATCTTAATGCAATTGACAAAAATAACCCTTTATTTTCTAAGATATTTAGAAAATTGGGGCGgcgggtagccgagtggttagagcgttggacaagtaaccagaaggttgtaagatcgaatccccgagctgacaaggtaaaaaatctgtcctgctcctgaacaaggcagttaacctacgcCATCATTGGAtataataactgacttgcctagttaagtaaaggtaaaataaaaatacaatttctAAATTGAATGTCGTCCCATGGACAAATGGAATAACATGATATGCCTGTTAAGCAGGGGAAAAAGTAAGGCGGTACGGCATCACAGCAAAATAAATAGTGAGGGTACGCCGTACCGGTAAAACATGAGCCTATTAcaatatttaaaacaaaatataaagaaaaataGGCTGCATGTCATAGGCATGAAAGGTTTGTGAATGGATATAATGCCATGGTAGAGATGAGTGGCcgacacagagacatacatagACAGCAGTTGACGCGTAAATTCTGGCCTAATGACAATCACTAATGTCATGacactttttggtgttttgtgtATCCATTCACCACTGTTTTGATGCTGGAAATATGTCAAATCtatatcaaatgttatttgtcacatccacatggttggcagatgttaatgcaagtgtagcgaaatgcttgtgcttctagttccaacagtgcagtaatatctaacatgtaatctaacaattccccaacaactacctaatacacacaaatctaaaggggtgaatgacaatatgtaagtatatggatgagcgatggccgagaggcataggcaaggtgcaatagatggtataaaatacagtatatacatgtgatatgagtaatgtaagatatgtaaacattattgaagtggcattgtttaaagtgactagtgatccagttattaaagtggccagtgattggttctccaatgtaggcagcagcctctctgattTAGTGATagatgtttaacagtctgatggccttgagatagaatctggttttcagtctcggtcccagctttgatgcacctgtactagaggtcgaccgattaatcggaatggccgattaattagggtcgatttcaagttttcataacaatcagaaatctgtatttttggacaccgatttggccgatttaaaaaataaataaataaatgtaatctttatttaacttgaTGGTCTTTTTGGCCTTTtcgtgacatcgggtgctgttggtgtcatggagggcaggtagtttgcccccggtgatgcgttgtgtagaccgcaccaccctctggagagccctgcggttgtgggcagagaagttgctataccaggctgtgattcagCTCGACAGGATGCttttgattgtgcatctgtaaaagtttcagAGTTGTGGGTGACAAgctaaatttcttcagcctcctgaggttgaagaagcgctgttgcgccttcttcaccacactatctgtgtggatggaccattttcatttttttgtgatgtgtatgccgaggaactttaaactttccaccttctccactgctgtcccttggatgtggataggggggtggggtgctccctctgctgtttcctgaagtccacaataatctcctttgttttgttgatgttgagtgttaggttattttcctgacaccacactctgggtgccctcacctcctccctgtaggctgtttcgtcattgttggtaatcatgcccactactgttgtgtcgtctgcaaacttgatgattgagtttgaggcgtgtgtggccacgcagtcatggttgaacagggagtacaggagggggaagAGCACGCACCCTTGTTAGCGGGCCGCGACGGTGGCACTGCATTATCCTCAAAGctggcaaagaaggtgtttagtttgtctggaagcgtgacgtcAGTGTCCgtaacgtggctggttttctttttgtagtctgtaatttcCTGTAGACcatgccacatacgtcttgtgtctgagctgttgaattgcgactccaccttATCCCCGTTCtggcattttgcttgtttgattgccttgcgagggaataactacactgtttatattcagtcaTGTTCCCAGActtctttccatggttaaatgtgaGTGGGTGAATGttcgcaggtagcctagtaaagTAGCCCTTTGAAGTGATTGTATggcaatcagatgaaaacatcatgactggttgtgtttatgccacaatAAAAGGTAATTCATTTAAAAAGTTAAATGACAAATCTTTACAACTaggcccacagagatcctattgaaTTGATAGGGATTCCTATGTTTAATTCTATGATTAAAAAAATATGCGTGCAAGCGTGTGCACCTAAAGCAGGTCCATACTGGGAAGAAATTAATTTTACTTTAACCCCTGCTATACAATATGGAAATATGTGGGATATGGAGCAAGTGCTAAAACATGTAGACATGGCAAAACCCGGGGATATCCTCGGGGTTGGTCTTCGCTGAAGCACAAACAGATTGTGGATTTAAGTAAATTAAATGCTTTTTATACACCCATATTTTTTGACAACCTTAAGTCAAATAATAGATGTTTTACAAAAAAATCTATACAATAGCTTTAAGCTGTGGTCCTAGTAAATAATAAAAGTTACCAGCACAGTGCACCCATACATTAGAAATAGCTTATTATCATTACCGAAATGAAGGTTCTCATTACTGAAACAGACCTAAAAATGATATGGTAATGAGATGTGTTTGGTAATGAGAGGCCCTTAGTTCAATTTGCAAGTAATAGGAGACCGCCGTTGTGAGTCCACAAACAATAGACCACATCTTCAAAGCCCTTTCATGCCTCCATGTTGTTAAGGTAATGGTTCTTAAGTTCTTCCCCATTTTAAGTTTTTAGTCATTTTGGTAATGTGAAGGTCAAGTGTATTAAAGGGGGTGTTTGAGAATAAAATCCTCGTTCCCGCATATAATGAACTTGTGCTCGTCTGACTACTCTAGATGATGCATCATGGGTGAATACAACTTTATTAAATCAAATTAGAGTTTTTGTAAAAACTCTGTTACGGTAATGAGAGATGTCCACAGACTGTTTTTACAGAATACATATAAAAGATTAATGTAAACTTCATATGGTATAACATTTTTATTATTTATGGACAAACTACAGCATAATGTTTTATTCAAATATGTTAAATTGTATAAAATGACCTGGGGATTTAATCCAGAATCATTTCGGTAATGAGAATTTGGGGTGAAAATGAACTAAAGTCAGACGAATGTATTTAAAATAATACTCTGCCATTAACTAGGGATCTTAGTCTTCAGAATGCTAGTTGACTGTTGCAGATACATTATGGTGTTCAAAGTCAATTTATTGCTGCCATGGTTAACTGGTTTCATGAGAATCACCCACAATTTACATTTTTAGATGGAAGGAGAACTGCACAAGCGGACTCATTTACATTATAATGAAAATGTATTACTGGAAGGCTTCTGGTTGCTATCTTATTTGGCCTCAAACAATTTGATTTTCATCAAATAACAAGATCAGAGTAGCAGAGCCCGTTCTTCTATTGCTTCCACATGGCACTTGCCTAAATGATTACATACTCCTTCACACCCTTGAGTATGCGTAGAAAAGTTAGTCATGCTTTTAAAATATTTGGCAGTCGGGACACTTCACATCCTTCCACCCTAAATATACCACCAATGTGTCTTCTGCTGGTGAATTCAATCCTCTGCTTTTCCTTTTAACAGATTGATGCATCATGCCTTACGTGGGAAGGACAGCAATTCCAGGGAAAGGCAGCAATTGTTGAGAAACTTTCTGTGAGTGACATTTTAAAATATTTGTCCTGAGGATGACAGAATGGAATACCTCAGTAATATGTCAGGAGTATACTGATTGAACAGGATATCCAGTAGACATCCTGGTGGAATGTGCTTGTCTCTGATACATCTGTCATGTTTCTTATTTCTTCTTTTCAGACTCTCCCCTTCTTAAAAATTGCTCACAGTATAACAGCACAAGACCACCAGCCCACCCCTGACAGCTTCATAATGAGTATGGTAGTAGGACAACTAAAAGTAAGTATTTCTCATTATATCACTGTAAAAATCAATATGACCAGTTTCTTAAACCAACAGCTGAGTAGTTTGCATGCTAGACATCCCCACCTGCTTTAAATTAAGAGTATTGGTTCTGTCTGTTTGATCAAACTTCATTGTTAAAAGCACAGCTGTTTTCAGCTTCACCACAGTTTCAAGCCATTGGTTCACCGAGTTAATAAATAGCTATGCTGTTATTTATCTGCCTAAGCAAATAGAAGAGGCCATGGACCAGGCATTCCTATGTTACACACAAACATACCCTTATTTTTTACGAGGTTGATAAGTACTTTAAAAGTCAGGGTTATTGTATATTattgtatgtgtctgtctctcaggcAAGATGATGACCAGGTCCTGGGCTTTTAGAATAGCTTTTTTCTGAACAATTTCAGCAATGCCTGGGTTTGCACCAATGAGTTCTTCAGGCTTGCCCAGCACAACCCTTGATCTGTCTGTGGTCTAATGCCCCATCTTCTCCCTACTTACTGTCAGTAAggatctgtgttctgactgaccATGGTTCAGTTGGGCTTTTACTAATCTCATGCCATAGAGGGATTTATTCATACTGGAGTTTGGTGtttgct
This window harbors:
- the LOC118396673 gene encoding nuclear transport factor 2-like, translating into MGEKPIWEQIGSSFVQHYYQLFDTDRTQLGAIYIDASCLTWEGQQFQGKAAIVEKLSTLPFLKIAHSITAQDHQPTPDSFIMSMVVGQLKADEDPVMGFHQSFILKNINDAWVCTNDMFRLALHNFG